In the Daphnia pulicaria isolate SC F1-1A chromosome 2, SC_F0-13Bv2, whole genome shotgun sequence genome, one interval contains:
- the LOC124327022 gene encoding trafficking kinesin-binding protein milt-like isoform X5 has product MTKTYNDVEAVTRLLEEKEKDLELAARIGQGLLTRNKALEERLIAVEGELHSAHDTVTQLRHDLLLKGELLQIYSNDFDDSSPEGVRAFTTDLLQRKVKGLEDDNRKLRAEASQLANESSETELREEQLLHQVVAQLAEANNHIKNLDEELANKYDEAGKHREEITSLLGQLVSQRHKIRELTLENEDLTMQLHVVRDCQTELVAELSEYKDKYAEILELLHETQEQVKEQNKRSLPTSRGLAGASAPPSRANSNFHPDSLASELELSSLGSESWPSEISTPQTYPRFQYQRVFDTVRCASLAVESSIPLASTPTTDGPRLKTPRLVVNTCTPIAEISPSFQKAESVLKKLTASSETDYPATSKVGVPGTPGTVDLTHALRRLTPKTSATAPSHDGHGWRTPDSIMSTGSRSGLSSLNSIHYPEKLKIIKPMEGSMTLHHWSRLATPHLGTLLEERPGVTTRETDSKHMAGHNYPRDLLEMYSLYDVEEDEEMEMLPGKSFNSSASVYTLTNSTTAIHPNSLTHVTSSIPSAYMTSSIDYPSLDHSVNSVGPTQTGNRSDPVSICSTQRSLAEALHERGVGHSITGWSGLSTPNNSPGCPSPDGSSSRFFHETWGLLTEGAKMIRRTLTGEETPMPPTPPQVPRIARKELEMLSQMHLLDKLEKLGLDDVNQSSTFVSPTTLRVALENLTYANGGHLDDIDESLTVESNSPMRRNLSNSSMEAVSSPKLSPMHRSSTSSSVGLNMICDLGSPPSSLTSHLDIRAKFQVV; this is encoded by the exons ATGACGAAGACGTACAATGACGTCGAAGCGGTCACGCGCCTACTCGAAGAG AAGGAGAAGGATTTGGAGTTGGCGGCTCGGATTGGCCAAGGACTTTTGACGAGGAACAAGGCGCTAGAAGAGCGCTTGATTGCTGTCGAAGGAGAACTGCACAGTGCCCATGATACAGTCACCCAGTTACGGCACGATCTCCTCCTCAAGGGCGAGCTTTTGCAGATATACTCCAACGATTTCGACGACAGCAGTCCGGAGGGCG TGCGGGCTTTTACAACTGACTTACTTCAACGCAAAGTCAAAGGGCTGGAAGATGACAACCGTAAGTTGCGGGCTGAAGCCTCCCAGCTGGCCAACGAGTCGTCAGAGACGGAACTGCGCGAAGAACAACTGCTGCACCAAGTCGTCGCTCAGCTAG CTGAAGCCAATAACCACATCAAGAATCTGGATGAGGAGCTAGCCAACAAGTACGATGAAGCGGGCAAACATCGCGAGGAGATCACCAGCTTGCTCGGTCAGCTGGTCAGCCAACGGCACAAAATTCGTGAG CTGACGTTGGAGAACGAAGACTTGACGATGCAATTGCACGTGGTTCGAGATTGCCAGACTGAATTGGTGGCGGAGCTGTCAGAGTACAAAGACAAATACGCTGAGATCCTAGAACTTCTCCACGAGACCCAGGAGCAAGTGAAGGAGCAAAACAAACGGAGTCTTCCGACTTCTCGCGGTTTGGCAGGTGCATCTGCCCCACCCAGCAGGGCAAATTCCAACTTCCATCCGGATTCTTTAGCCTCGGAGCTGGAGCTCTCTTCCCTAGGCTCTGAGAGTTGGCCATCGGAAATTTCTACACCGCAAACCTATCCCCG GTTCCAGTACCAGCGCGTTTTCGATACAGTCCGATGCGCATCACTAGCCGTGGAGTCCAGCATACCGCTGGCATCGACACCGACGACTGATGGTCCTCGGCTCAAGACACCTCGGCTTGTGGTCAACACTTGCACCCCGATAGCCGAAATCAGCCCTTCGTTCCAGAAAGCCGAGTCGGTGTTGAAGAAGCTGACGGCATCGTCGGAAACAGACTATCC GGCCACTTCCAAGGTGGGCGTGCCAGGAACACCGGGAACAGTTGATTTGACACACGCTCTGCGTCGCCTGACTCCCAAGACTTCAGCCACTGCTCCGTCTCACGATGGGCACGGCTGGAGGACGCCGGACAGCATCATGTCGACGGGAAGCCGTTCTGGTCTCAGCAGCCTTAATTCCATTCATTACCCAGAAAAGCTCAAG ATCATTAAACCGATGGAAGGTTCGATGACGTTGCATCATTGGTCCCGCTTGGCCACTCCACACCTGGGCACGCTGCTAGAAGAGAGGCCCGGGGTGACCACCCGTGAAACGGACTCGAAACATATGGCCGGTCATAACTACCCACGGGATTTACtag AAATGTACAGTCTTTATGACGTTGAGGAAGACGAGGAAATGGAGATGTTGCCTGGTAAAAGTTTCAACTCATCCGCATCTGTTTACACGCTGACTAATTCGACGACGGCGATTCATCCCAACAGTTTGACTCACGTCACGTCTTC GATACCAAGTGCTTACATGACTTCTTCGATCGATTATCCTAGTCTAGATCACTCAGTCAATTCTGTTGGGCCCACGCAAACTGGCAATCGATCAGATCCTGTCTCAATATGTTCTACGCAGCGAAGTCTAGCCGAAGCCTTACACGAAAGAGGAGTTGGCCATTCGATCACTGGGTGGAGCGGCTTGTCTACACCCAACAACAGTCCGGGCTGTCCGTCGCCAGATGGGTCATCCTCAAGGTTTTTTCACGAAACGTGGGGGTTGCTCACGGAAGGAGCCAAAATGATAAGGCGAACGCTAACCGGCGAGGAAACGCCCATGCCTCCCACTCCTCCTCAAGTTCCTCGCATTGCACGAAAAGAACTCGAG ATGCTCTCCCAAATGCATTTGTTGGACAAGTTGGAGAAACTTGGTCTGGATGACGTTAACCAATCGTCTACTTTTGTTTCTCCTACGACTTTGAGGGTCGCCTTAGAAAATTTGACATATGCAAACGGTGGCCATCTTGATGATATAGATGAGTCACTGACCGTAGAGTCCAACAGTCCCATGAGGAGAAATTTGTCAAATTCGAGCATGGAGGCCGTTTCCAGTCCCAAGTTGAGCCCAATGCATCGATCGTCAACGTCTTCATCCGTCGGTCTCAACATGATTTGTGATCTCGGCTCGCCTCCTTCCAGCTTAACATCTCACCTCGATATCCGTGCCAAGTTCCAAGTCGTTTGA